The following coding sequences lie in one Lolium perenne isolate Kyuss_39 chromosome 2, Kyuss_2.0, whole genome shotgun sequence genomic window:
- the LOC127334319 gene encoding uncharacterized protein isoform X1 yields MDPSRADADAAGGGGGDGNDPILWDWQGREQGEPSDANQDVAKFVWDCLNRDDDEDELMGLLGNQTPLRDCRAFFDIGDFTCKETLDPEESRESKRRRVLEYPSESSQPEVGDHEMGSNFATSEITETSLLCTDELQTLNWDVQHNSNDLDKMSSLSNGPLYDPSDCQLETYSDGSTMYFTPEQMPSTQESVTYIDCESDVPGTSEIVPVTESLIMQETRKLSTLKVSKAGSSLNSLIKVKQNITTTIAYPFTLIKPSWEEGDVTLNDINQRIHAPPKPPPENLGTSAFSGKPVIGKTRIRTEGGKGSITILRTKG; encoded by the exons ATGGACCCGTCCCGcgccgacgccgacgccgccggcggcggcggcggcgacggcaacGACCCAAT TCTGTGGGATTGGCAAGGGCGAGAGCAGGGCGAACCTAGCGACGCAAACCAAG ATGTTGCTAAGTTCGTGTGGGACTGCCTCAACCGGGATGACGATGAAGATGAGCTGATGGGGTTGCTGGGGAACCAAACTCCTCTGCGGGACTGCCGCGCCTTCTTTGACATTGGTG ATTTCACCTGCAAGGAGACGCTGGATCCGGAGGAATCTCGTGAGTCGAAGCGGCGACGCGTCTTGGAGTACCCTTCTGAGTCCAGCCAACCTGAAGTTGGCGATCACGAGATGGGTTCTAATTTTGCCACATCTGAG ATAACAGAGACGTCATTGCTTTGCACTGATGAACTACAGACCTTAAACTGGGATGTGCAgcacaattcaaatgatttaG ATAAGATGAGTTCCTTGTCAAATGGACCACTCTATGACCCATCAGATTGTCAGTTGGAAACTTACTCCGATGGATCTACTATGTACTTCACGCCTGAACAAAT GCCCTCTACCCAGGAGAGTGTTACATATATTGATTGTGAGAGTGATGTGCCAG GAACAAGTGAGATTGTACCAGTGACAGAAAGCCTCATAATGCAGGAGACTAGGAAACTTTCTACACTCAAAGTATCTAAAG CAGGAAGCTCGCTGAACTCGCTGATCAAGGTGAAGCAAAATATAACTACAACTATAGCATACCCTTTTACCCTTATCAAACCATCTTGGGAGGAAGGAGATGTCACTCTGAATGATATAAATCAGCGAATCCATGCTCCTCCAAAGCCGCCTCCAGAAAACCTGGGAACTTCAGCTTTCTCTGGTAAGCCAGTCATTGGCAAGACAAGGATCAGAACTGAGGGTGGCAAAGGCAGCATCACAATACTAAGAACGAAGGGCTGA
- the LOC127334319 gene encoding uncharacterized protein isoform X2, producing the protein MDPSRADADAAGGGGGDGNDPILWDWQGREQGEPSDANQDVAKFVWDCLNRDDDEDELMGLLGNQTPLRDCRAFFDIGDFTCKETLDPEESRESKRRRVLEYPSESSQPEVGDHEMGSNFATSEITETSLLCTDELQTLNWDVQHNSNDLDKMSSLSNGPLYDPSDCQLETYSDGSTMYFTPEQMPSTQESVTYIDCESDVPGTSEIVPVTESLIMQETRKLSTLKVSKGSSLNSLIKVKQNITTTIAYPFTLIKPSWEEGDVTLNDINQRIHAPPKPPPENLGTSAFSGKPVIGKTRIRTEGGKGSITILRTKG; encoded by the exons ATGGACCCGTCCCGcgccgacgccgacgccgccggcggcggcggcggcgacggcaacGACCCAAT TCTGTGGGATTGGCAAGGGCGAGAGCAGGGCGAACCTAGCGACGCAAACCAAG ATGTTGCTAAGTTCGTGTGGGACTGCCTCAACCGGGATGACGATGAAGATGAGCTGATGGGGTTGCTGGGGAACCAAACTCCTCTGCGGGACTGCCGCGCCTTCTTTGACATTGGTG ATTTCACCTGCAAGGAGACGCTGGATCCGGAGGAATCTCGTGAGTCGAAGCGGCGACGCGTCTTGGAGTACCCTTCTGAGTCCAGCCAACCTGAAGTTGGCGATCACGAGATGGGTTCTAATTTTGCCACATCTGAG ATAACAGAGACGTCATTGCTTTGCACTGATGAACTACAGACCTTAAACTGGGATGTGCAgcacaattcaaatgatttaG ATAAGATGAGTTCCTTGTCAAATGGACCACTCTATGACCCATCAGATTGTCAGTTGGAAACTTACTCCGATGGATCTACTATGTACTTCACGCCTGAACAAAT GCCCTCTACCCAGGAGAGTGTTACATATATTGATTGTGAGAGTGATGTGCCAG GAACAAGTGAGATTGTACCAGTGACAGAAAGCCTCATAATGCAGGAGACTAGGAAACTTTCTACACTCAAAGTATCTAAAG GAAGCTCGCTGAACTCGCTGATCAAGGTGAAGCAAAATATAACTACAACTATAGCATACCCTTTTACCCTTATCAAACCATCTTGGGAGGAAGGAGATGTCACTCTGAATGATATAAATCAGCGAATCCATGCTCCTCCAAAGCCGCCTCCAGAAAACCTGGGAACTTCAGCTTTCTCTGGTAAGCCAGTCATTGGCAAGACAAGGATCAGAACTGAGGGTGGCAAAGGCAGCATCACAATACTAAGAACGAAGGGCTGA